In Candidatus Stygibacter australis, a single window of DNA contains:
- a CDS encoding glycosyltransferase family 4 protein, whose translation MKRLLFFSAYNAPFVQKDIQILRKEYSLESACGNKLKKSIWNYLLIFWGSMWQIQRSDLIYCWFADYRARTGVFWSKFFRKKCAVVIGGYEVKALLYDNVEPKAISSHFYFILKNADLIINVSDHYQKRLCEIFPQFTAKMVRIYNGIEINQQGMEILKKEKLVLTVCSGNTAARYMEKGIDLFIKAAQNLPAYQFVIIGPEGNLKEKIAEKINSDNLVIIPPMAEESLNEWYQKTKVYCQFSRNESFGLAVVEAMSWQCVPVVSSLPSMEERIGDTGFVLETRDIQEAVDKIEMAMNAVIEKGKEAADRVEVLYDIKIREQQLITKLKDLIDEH comes from the coding sequence ATGAAAAGATTGCTGTTCTTTAGTGCATATAATGCCCCATTTGTGCAAAAGGATATTCAAATTCTGAGAAAGGAGTATTCTCTGGAATCAGCTTGTGGCAATAAATTGAAGAAATCAATCTGGAATTATCTATTGATCTTTTGGGGTTCAATGTGGCAGATCCAAAGGTCAGACCTAATTTATTGCTGGTTTGCTGATTATCGGGCAAGGACTGGGGTGTTCTGGTCAAAGTTTTTCAGAAAGAAGTGTGCAGTTGTTATTGGTGGTTATGAGGTAAAAGCTCTCTTATATGATAACGTTGAGCCAAAGGCGATATCTTCTCACTTTTACTTTATACTAAAAAATGCTGATCTGATAATTAATGTTTCTGATCATTACCAAAAAAGGTTATGTGAAATATTTCCTCAATTTACAGCTAAAATGGTTCGTATTTATAATGGGATTGAAATAAATCAGCAGGGAATGGAAATCTTAAAGAAAGAAAAACTAGTTCTTACTGTATGCTCAGGCAATACGGCAGCAAGGTATATGGAGAAAGGGATTGATCTTTTTATTAAGGCTGCTCAAAACTTACCTGCATATCAATTTGTGATCATAGGACCTGAAGGTAATTTGAAAGAGAAAATAGCTGAAAAAATTAATTCCGATAATCTGGTGATAATACCTCCTATGGCTGAAGAAAGCCTGAATGAATGGTATCAAAAGACTAAGGTATATTGTCAGTTTTCCAGGAACGAATCTTTTGGATTAGCAGTGGTGGAAGCGATGTCATGGCAATGTGTACCAGTGGTTAGCTCACTTCCCAGCATGGAAGAGAGGATAGGAGATACTGGTTTTGTGCTGGAAACACGAGATATTCAGGAAGCAGTTGATAAAATCGAGATGGCTATGAATGCTGTTATTGAGAAAGGCAAAGAAGCTGCTGATCGGGTGGAAGTGTTGTATGATATTAAGATTAGAGAGCAACAGTTAATAACAAAATTGAAGGATTTAATTGATGAGCATTAA